A genomic window from Nitrospiria bacterium includes:
- the tuf gene encoding elongation factor Tu (EF-Tu; promotes GTP-dependent binding of aminoacyl-tRNA to the A-site of ribosomes during protein biosynthesis; when the tRNA anticodon matches the mRNA codon, GTP hydrolysis results; the inactive EF-Tu-GDP leaves the ribosome and release of GDP is promoted by elongation factor Ts; many prokaryotes have two copies of the gene encoding EF-Tu) translates to ALGKGVEMVMPGDNVRMDVELITPIAMEKELRFAIREGGRTVGAGVISEVIA, encoded by the coding sequence GGCGTTGGGGAAGGGCGTGGAGATGGTGATGCCGGGGGACAATGTGCGAATGGATGTGGAGTTGATCACGCCGATCGCGATGGAGAAGGAGTTGCGGTTTGCCATCCGGGAAGGCGGACGGACCGTCGGCGCCGGCGTCATTAGTGAAGTCAT